In Defluviitalea raffinosedens, the DNA window ATACGGATGATGCCAATGCTTTTAATTTAACTCAGGGACAATATCTGAAATTAGAAAAATGTGAGTGATTTTTAGGGGTGAAACGATGATTATAGGCAAGGTAGTCGGGAATGTTTTTTCTACAAGAAAGTGCCAAAGCCTAGTAGGCTACAAGTTATTGGTAATCAAACCTCTGTTTGGGAATAAAGACGATTTCTTTGTTGCAGCAGATACCTTAGGTGCCGGAATTGGGGAGTGTGTTCTGGTAACCACGGACAATACCACCCAATATGCCTTAGACAGGCAGGCACCTATAGATGCAATTGTTGTGGGTATTATTGATGAAGAACCTCAACTGGAAGGGTAGGACGATCACTATGAATGAAAAAGTAAAGATAAAATTGAAGGTCCTGGCAGTCAATGATCCAGCAGTAGATGTATACATTGATAAAAATTACAAAGTGGTAGAAAATTATGACGATGATACAGTAGATATTCAATTTGACATTGTACCATGGGATAGTTACTTTCCCACAATGTTGAAGGTATTTAATGGTGAAACTTCTTATGACATTATTATGGTGGCTGGGCATCTTTGGCTTGCAGACTTTGTTACAAAGCAATATCTGGAGCCAATGGACTATGAGTTTGAAGATATACTTCCAGTCATTGCTCAGGAGATGCAGTATCAAGGGAAGACATATCTTTCACCCTCCTTTTGTGATGGACATGTAATTGTCTATAGAAAAAGTACTATAGAAAAAGTTTTAGGAAAACCATTAGATCCAGTAATTACAGTAGATCAATTTATAGAAGTAGCTAAGAAATTGAAAGAGAATGGAATAGATTCTCCGATTGCTCTTAAAGCCCATCAGTCAGAGATATTAACAGATGCTCTGCCTTATTTAAGAAGTACGGGATTAGATCTTTATGAAATAAAGGATAATAAGGTAGTTTGCAATATTAAAAAAATGGAAGAAGGGCTTAATAAATACTTAAGCTTAAAATCCTATGCACCTGATGATACTTATACTTTTGGCAACAACGAAATAAAAGAAGTTTTGGCCCATAATAAAGTAGCAATGGCAGTAACATGGTCAGGTCAATTAGGAGTAGTAACAAAGGAATGTGATGATTTAGAGGATTTAGGATTCTCTACTTTTGATACAGCATGGAATGTAACCTGGTCTTTTGCAATTACAAAGAACAGTCAGAATA includes these proteins:
- a CDS encoding ABC transporter substrate-binding protein, which codes for MNEKVKIKLKVLAVNDPAVDVYIDKNYKVVENYDDDTVDIQFDIVPWDSYFPTMLKVFNGETSYDIIMVAGHLWLADFVTKQYLEPMDYEFEDILPVIAQEMQYQGKTYLSPSFCDGHVIVYRKSTIEKVLGKPLDPVITVDQFIEVAKKLKENGIDSPIALKAHQSEILTDALPYLRSTGLDLYEIKDNKVVCNIKKMEEGLNKYLSLKSYAPDDTYTFGNNEIKEVLAHNKVAMAVTWSGQLGVVTKECDDLEDLGFSTFDTAWNVTWSFAITKNSQNKEKAKAFLAYLRSKEVDRLVGAYCGAPVRKNSYIEGMNKYPWYKVQLEMIENQATPLIDLLQAGDKNNVLYEEIYNVFTGQKEVREALKDAESRIEAVDERRTL
- a CDS encoding EutN/CcmL family microcompartment protein gives rise to the protein MIIGKVVGNVFSTRKCQSLVGYKLLVIKPLFGNKDDFFVAADTLGAGIGECVLVTTDNTTQYALDRQAPIDAIVVGIIDEEPQLEG